Proteins from a genomic interval of Nicotiana tomentosiformis chloroplast, complete genome:
- the psbM gene encoding photosystem II protein M: protein MEVNILAFIATALFILVPTAFLLIIYVKTVSQND from the coding sequence ATGGAAGTAAATATTCTTGCATTTATTGCTACTGCACTATTTATTCTAGTTCCTACCGCTTTTCTACTTATCATTTACGTAAAAACAGTCAGTCAAAACGATTAA
- a CDS encoding hypothetical protein (ORF70C) has protein sequence MSPISINIKELFHYSSLIIVESMAQSQKERRLLINQSNKFAHFIRNSYMISNRERLNTSKICSNISRECY, from the coding sequence ATGTCCCCTATCTCTATAAATATAAAGGAATTGTTCCATTATTCCTCACTAATAATAGTGGAATCAATGGCGCAGAGTCAAAAAGAACGAAGACTATTAATAAACCAATCCAATAAATTCGCTCATTTTATAAGAAATTCCTATATGATTTCTAATCGGGAAAGATTAAACACAAGCAAAATCTGCAGTAACATCTCAAGGGAATGTTACTAA
- the petN gene encoding cytochrome b6/f complex subunit VIII (ycf6) — protein sequence MDIISLAWAALMVVFTFSLSLVVWGRSGL from the coding sequence ATGGATATAATAAGTCTTGCTTGGGCTGCTTTAATGGTAGTCTTTACTTTTTCCCTTTCACTCGTAGTGTGGGGAAGAAGTGGACTCTAG
- the psbD gene encoding photosystem II protein D2: MTIALGKFTKDENDLFDIMDDWLRRDRFVFVGWSGLLLFPCAYFAVGGWFTGTTFVTSWYTHGLASSYLEGCNFLTAAVSTPANSLAHSLLLLWGPEAQGDFTRWCQLGGLWTFVALHGAFGLIGFMLRQFELARSVQLRPYNAIAFSGPIAVFVSVFLIYPLGQSGWFFAPSFGVAAIFRFILFFQGFHNWTLNPFHMMGVAGVLGAALLCAIHGATVENTLFEDGDGANTFRAFNPTQAEETYSMVTANRFWSQIFGVAFSNKRWLHFFMLFVPVTGLWMSALGVVGLALNLRAYDFVSQEIRAAEDPEFETFYTKNILLNEGIRAWMAAQDQPHENLIFPEEVLPRGNAL; encoded by the coding sequence ATGACTATAGCCCTTGGTAAGTTTACCAAAGACGAAAATGATTTATTTGATATTATGGATGACTGGTTACGGAGGGACCGTTTCGTTTTTGTAGGCTGGTCCGGTCTATTGCTCTTTCCTTGTGCCTATTTCGCTGTAGGGGGTTGGTTCACAGGTACAACCTTTGTAACTTCATGGTATACCCATGGATTGGCCAGTTCTTATTTGGAAGGCTGCAATTTCTTAACTGCCGCGGTTTCTACTCCTGCTAATAGTTTAGCACATTCGTTGTTGTTACTATGGGGTCCTGAAGCACAAGGAGATTTTACTCGTTGGTGTCAATTGGGGGGTCTGTGGACTTTTGTTGCTCTCCATGGAGCTTTTGGCCTAATAGGTTTCATGTTACGTCAATTCGAGCTTGCTCGATCTGTTCAATTGAGACCTTATAATGCAATCGCATTCTCTGGTCCAATTGCTGTTTTTGTTTCTGTATTTCTGATTTATCCACTGGGTCAGTCTGGTTGGTTCTTTGCACCTAGTTTTGGTGTAGCAGCTATATTTCGATTCATCCTCTTTTTTCAAGGGTTTCATAATTGGACCTTGAACCCGTTTCATATGATGGGAGTTGCCGGTGTATTGGGCGCTGCTTTGCTATGCGCCATTCATGGTGCTACCGTAGAAAATACTTTATTTGAAGACGGTGATGGTGCAAATACATTCCGTGCTTTTAACCCAACTCAAGCCGAAGAAACTTATTCAATGGTCACCGCTAACCGCTTTTGGTCCCAAATCTTTGGGGTTGCTTTTTCCAATAAACGTTGGTTACATTTCTTTATGTTATTTGTACCAGTAACCGGTTTATGGATGAGTGCTCTTGGAGTAGTCGGTCTAGCCCTGAACCTACGTGCCTATGACTTCGTTTCTCAGGAAATTCGCGCAGCGGAAGATCCTGAATTTGAGACTTTCTACACCAAAAATATTCTCTTAAACGAAGGTATTCGCGCTTGGATGGCGGCTCAAGATCAGCCTCATGAAAACCTTATATTCCCTGAGGAGGTTCTACCACGTGGAAACGCTCTTTAA
- the rpoB gene encoding RNA polymerase beta subunit (one of four subunits of the minimal PEP RNA polymerase catalytic core) translates to MLGDGNEGISTIPGFNQIQFEGFCRFIDQGLTEELYKFPKIEDTDQEIEFQLFVETYQLVEPLIKERDAVYESLTYSSELYVSAGLIWKNSRDMQEQTFFIGNIPLMNSLGTSIVNGIYRIVINQILQSPGIYYRSELDHNGISVYTGTIISDWGGRSELEIDRKARIWARVSRKQKISILVLSSAMGLNLREILENVCYPEIFLSFLSDKERKKIGSKENAILEFYQQFACVGGDPVFSESLCKELQKKFFQQRCELGRIGRRNMNRRLNLDIPQNNTFLLPRDILAAADHLIGLKFGMGALDDMNHLKNKRIRSVADLLQDQFGLALVRLENVVRGTICGAIRHKLIPTPQNLVTSTPLTTTYESFFGLHPLSQVLDRTNPLTQIVHGRKLSYLGPGGLTGRTASFRIRDIHPSHYGRICPIDTSEGINVGLIGSLAIHAKIGHWGSLESPFYEISERSTGVRMLYLSPGRDEYYMVAAGNSLALNRDIQEEQVVPARYRQEFLTIAWEQVHLRSIFPFQYFSIGASLIPFIEHNDANRALMSSNMQRQAVPLSRSEKCIVGTGLERQAALDSGALAIAEREGRVVYTNTDKILLAGNGDILSIPLVIYQRSNKNTCMHQKLQVPRGKCIKKGQILADGAATVGGELALGKNVLVAYMPWEGYNSEDAVLISERLVYEDIYTSFHIRKYEIQTHVTSQGPEKVTNEIPHLEAHLLRNLDKNGIVMLGSWVETGDILVGKLTPQVVKESSYAPEDRLLRAILGIQVSTSKETCLKLLIGGRGRVIDVRWIQKRGGSSYNPETIRVYILQKREIKVGDKVAGRHGNKGIISKILPRQDMPYLQDGRSVDMVFNPLGVPSRMNVGQIFECSLGLAGSLLDRHYRIAPFDERYEQEASRKLVFSELYEASKQTANPWVFEPEYPGKSRIFDGRTGNPFEQPVIIGKPYILKLIHQVDDKIHGRSSGHYALVTQQPLRGRAKQGGQRVGEMEVWALEGFGVAHILQEMLTYKSDHIRARQEVLGTTIIGGTIPNPEDAPESFRLLVRELRSLALELNHFLVSEKNFQINRKEA, encoded by the coding sequence ATGCTCGGGGATGGAAATGAGGGAATATCTACAATACCTGGATTTAATCAGATACAATTTGAAGGATTTTGTAGGTTCATTGATCAAGGTTTGACGGAAGAACTTTATAAGTTTCCAAAAATTGAAGATACAGATCAAGAAATTGAATTTCAATTATTTGTGGAAACATATCAATTGGTCGAACCCTTGATAAAGGAAAGAGATGCTGTGTATGAATCACTCACATATTCTTCTGAATTATATGTATCCGCGGGATTAATTTGGAAAAACAGTAGGGATATGCAAGAACAAACATTTTTTATCGGAAACATTCCTCTAATGAATTCCCTGGGAACTTCTATAGTCAATGGAATATATAGAATTGTGATCAATCAAATATTGCAAAGTCCCGGTATTTATTACCGATCAGAATTGGACCATAACGGAATTTCGGTCTATACCGGCACCATAATATCAGATTGGGGAGGAAGATCAGAATTAGAAATTGATAGAAAAGCAAGGATATGGGCTCGTGTAAGTAGGAAACAAAAAATATCTATTCTAGTTCTATCATCAGCTATGGGTTTGAATCTAAGAGAAATTCTAGAAAATGTTTGCTATCCTGAAATTTTTTTGTCTTTTCTGAGTGATAAGGAGAGAAAAAAAATTGGGTCAAAAGAAAATGCCATTTTGGAGTTTTATCAACAATTTGCTTGTGTAGGTGGCGATCCGGTATTTTCTGAATCCTTATGTAAGGAATTACAAAAGAAATTCTTTCAACAAAGATGTGAATTAGGAAGGATTGGTCGACGAAATATGAACCGAAGACTGAACCTTGATATACCCCAGAACAATACATTTTTGTTACCACGAGATATATTGGCAGCCGCCGATCATTTGATTGGGCTGAAATTTGGAATGGGTGCACTTGACGATATGAATCATTTGAAAAATAAACGTATTCGTTCTGTAGCAGATCTTTTACAAGATCAATTCGGGTTGGCTCTGGTTCGTTTAGAAAATGTGGTTCGGGGGACTATATGTGGAGCAATTCGGCATAAATTGATACCGACACCTCAGAATTTGGTAACCTCAACTCCATTAACAACTACTTATGAATCCTTTTTCGGTTTACACCCATTATCTCAAGTTTTGGATCGAACTAATCCATTGACACAAATAGTTCATGGGAGAAAATTAAGTTATTTGGGCCCTGGAGGACTGACAGGGCGCACTGCTAGTTTTCGGATACGAGATATCCATCCTAGTCACTATGGACGTATTTGCCCAATTGACACATCTGAAGGAATCAATGTTGGACTTATTGGATCCTTAGCAATTCATGCGAAGATTGGTCATTGGGGATCTCTAGAAAGCCCTTTTTATGAAATTTCTGAGAGGTCAACCGGGGTACGGATGCTTTATTTATCACCAGGTAGAGATGAATACTATATGGTAGCGGCAGGAAATTCTTTAGCCCTAAATCGGGATATTCAGGAAGAACAGGTTGTTCCAGCTCGATACCGTCAAGAATTCTTGACTATTGCATGGGAACAGGTTCATCTTCGAAGTATTTTTCCTTTTCAATATTTTTCTATTGGAGCTTCCCTCATTCCTTTTATCGAACATAATGATGCGAATCGAGCTTTAATGAGTTCTAATATGCAACGTCAAGCAGTTCCTCTTTCTCGCTCCGAGAAATGCATTGTTGGAACTGGGTTGGAACGACAAGCAGCTCTAGATTCGGGGGCTCTTGCTATAGCCGAACGCGAGGGAAGGGTCGTTTATACCAATACTGACAAGATTCTTTTAGCAGGTAATGGAGATATTCTAAGCATTCCATTAGTTATATATCAACGTTCCAATAAAAATACTTGTATGCATCAAAAACTCCAGGTTCCTCGGGGTAAATGCATTAAAAAGGGACAAATTTTAGCGGATGGTGCTGCTACGGTTGGTGGCGAACTTGCTTTGGGGAAAAACGTATTAGTAGCTTATATGCCGTGGGAGGGTTACAATTCTGAAGATGCAGTACTTATTAGCGAGCGTTTGGTATATGAAGATATTTATACTTCTTTTCACATACGGAAATATGAAATTCAGACTCATGTGACAAGCCAAGGCCCTGAAAAAGTAACTAATGAAATACCGCATTTAGAAGCCCATTTACTCCGCAATTTAGATAAAAATGGAATTGTGATGCTGGGATCTTGGGTAGAGACGGGTGATATTTTAGTAGGTAAATTAACACCCCAGGTCGTGAAAGAATCGTCGTATGCCCCGGAAGATAGATTGTTACGAGCTATACTTGGTATTCAGGTATCTACTTCAAAAGAAACTTGTCTAAAACTACTTATAGGTGGCAGGGGTCGGGTTATTGATGTGAGGTGGATCCAGAAAAGGGGTGGTTCTAGTTATAATCCCGAAACAATTCGTGTATATATTTTACAGAAACGTGAAATCAAAGTAGGCGATAAAGTAGCTGGAAGACACGGAAATAAAGGTATCATTTCCAAAATTTTGCCTAGACAAGATATGCCTTATTTACAAGATGGAAGATCCGTTGATATGGTCTTTAACCCATTAGGAGTACCTTCACGAATGAATGTAGGACAGATATTTGAATGTTCACTAGGGTTAGCAGGGAGTCTGCTAGATAGACATTATCGAATAGCACCTTTTGATGAGAGATATGAACAAGAAGCTTCGAGAAAACTTGTGTTTTCTGAATTATATGAAGCCAGTAAGCAAACAGCGAATCCATGGGTATTTGAACCCGAATATCCAGGAAAAAGCAGAATATTTGATGGAAGGACGGGGAATCCTTTTGAACAACCCGTTATAATAGGAAAGCCTTATATCTTGAAATTAATTCATCAAGTTGATGATAAAATCCATGGGCGTTCCAGTGGACATTATGCGCTTGTTACACAACAACCCCTTAGAGGAAGAGCCAAACAGGGGGGACAGCGGGTAGGAGAAATGGAGGTTTGGGCTCTAGAAGGGTTTGGGGTTGCTCATATTTTACAAGAGATGCTTACTTATAAATCGGATCATATTAGAGCTCGCCAGGAAGTACTTGGTACTACGATCATTGGGGGAACAATACCTAATCCCGAAGATGCTCCAGAATCTTTTCGATTGCTCGTTCGAGAACTACGATCTTTAGCTCTGGAACTGAATCATTTCCTTGTATCTGAGAAGAACTTCCAGATTAATAGGAAGGAAGCTTAA
- the rpoC1 gene encoding RNA polymerase beta' subunit: MIDRYKHQQLRIGSVSPQQISAWATKILPNGEIVGEVTKPYTFHYKTNKPEKDGLFCERIFGPIKSGICACGNYRVIGDEKEDPKFCEQCGVEFVDSRIRRYQMGYIKLACPVTHVWYLKRLPSYIANLLDKPLKELEGLVYCDFSFARPITKKPTFLRLRGLFEYEIQSWKYSIPLFFTTQGFDTFRNREISTGAGAIREQLADLDLRIIIENSLVEWEELGEEGHTGNEWEDRKVGRRKDFLVRRVELAKHFIRTNIEPEWMVLCLLPVLPPELRPIIQIDGGKLMSSDINELYRRVIYRNNTLTDLLTTSRSTPVELVMCQEKLVQEAVDTLLDNGIRGQPMRDGHNKVYKSFSDVIEGKEGRFRETLLGKRVDYSGRSVIVVGPSLSLHRCGLPREIAIELFQTFVIRGLIRQHLASNIGVAKSQIREKEPIVWEILQEVMQGHPVLLNRAPTLHRLGIQAFQPVLVAGRAICLHPLVCKGFNADFDGDQMAVHVPLSLEAQVEARLLMFSHMNLLSPAIGDPISVPTQDMLIGLYVLTSGNPRGICVNRYNPCNRINYQNKKRSDNSHYKYTKEPFFSNSYDAIGAYRQKRINLDSPLWLRWRLDQRVIASRETPIEVHYESLGTFYEIYGHYLIVRSLKKQILFIYIRTTVGHIALYREIEEAIQGFSRAYSYGT, encoded by the exons ATGATCGATCGATATAAACATCAACAGCTCCGAATTGGATCAGTTTCTCCTCAACAAATAAGTGCTTGGGCCACTAAAATCCTGCCTAATGGAGAGATAGTTGGAGAGGTAACAAAACCCTATACTTTTCATTACAAAACTAACAAACCGGAAAAAGATGGATTATTTTGTGAAAGAATTTTTGGTCCTATAAAAAGCGGAATTTGTGCTTGTGGAAATTATCGAGTAATCGGAGATGAAAAAGAAGACCCGAAATTTTGTGAACAATGCGGGGTCGAATTTGTTGATTCTCGGATACGAAGGTATCAAATGGGCTATATCAAACTCGCATGCCCAGTAACCCATGTGTGGTATTTAAAACGTCTTCCTAGTTATATTGCGAATCTTTTAGATAAACCTCTTAAAGAATTAGAAGGCCTAGTATACTGCGAT TTTTCTTTTGCTAGGCCCATAACTAAAAAGCCCACTTTCTTACGATTACGAGGTTTATTCGAATATGAAATCCAATCTTGGAAATACAGCATCCCACTTTTTTTTACTACCCAGGGTTTCGATACATTTCGCAATCGAGAAATCTCTACTGGCGCAGGTGCTATCCGAGAACAATTAGCCGATCTAGATTTACGAATTATTATAGAGAATTCGTTGGTAGAATGGGAAGAATTGGGGGAAGAAGGGCACACAGGGAATGAATGGGAAGATCGAAAAGTTGGAAGAAGAAAGGACTTTTTGGTTAGACGCGTGGAATTGGCTAAGCATTTTATTCGAACAAATATAGAGCCAGAATGGATGGTTTTGTGTCTATTACCAGTTCTTCCTCCTGAGTTGAGACCGATCATTCAGATAGATGGGGGTAAACTAATGAGCTCAGATATTAATGAACTCTATAGAAGAGTTATCTATCGGAACAATACCCTTACCGATCTATTAACAACAAGTAGATCTACGCCAGTAGAATTAGTAATGTGTCAGGAGAAATTAGTACAAGAAGCCGTGGATACACTTCTTGATAATGGAATCCGGGGACAACCAATGAGGGACGGTCATAATAAAGTTTACAAGTCATTTTCTGATGTAATTGAAGGCAAAGAGGGAAGATTTCGTGAGACTCTGCTTGGCAAACGAGTTGATTATTCAGGACGTTCTGTCATTGTCGTGGGTCCTTCACTTTCATTACATCGATGTGGATTGCCTCGTGAAATAGCAATAGAACTTTTCCAGACATTTGTAATTCGTGGTCTAATTAGACAACATCTTGCTTCGAACATAGGAGTTGCTAAGAGTCAAATTCGAGAAAAAGAGCCGATTGTTTGGGAAATCCTTCAAGAAGTTATGCAGGGACATCCTGTATTGCTGAATAGAGCACCCACTCTGCATAGATTAGGCATACAGGCATTCCAGCCCGTTTTAGTGGCGGGGCGCGCTATTTGTTTACATCCATTAGTTTGCAAGGGATTCAATGCCGATTTTGATGGAGATCAAATGGCTGTTCATGTACCTTTATCCTTGGAGGCTCAAGTAGAGGCCCGTTTACTTATGTTTTCTCATATGAATCTTTTGTCTCCGGCTATTGGGGATCCCATTTCCGTACCAACGCAAGATATGCTTATTGGACTCTATGTATTAACGAGCGGAAATCCTCGAGGTATTTGTGTAAATAGATATAATCCATGTAATCGCATAAACTATCAAAATAAAAAAAGAAGTGACAATAGTCACTATAAGTATACGAAAGAACCGTTTTTTTCTAATTCCTATGATGCAATTGGGGCTTATCGGCAGAAACGAATCAATTTAGATAGTCCTTTGTGGCTCCGGTGGCGACTAGATCAACGCGTTATTGCTTCAAGAGAAACTCCCATCGAAGTTCACTATGAATCTTTAGGTACTTTTTATGAGATTTATGGACACTATCTAATAGTAAGAAGTCTAAAAAAACAAATCCTTTTTATATACATTCGAACCACTGTTGGTCATATTGCTCTTTATCGAGAAATCGAAGAAGCTATACAGGGGTTTTCTCGGGCCTATTCATATGGTACCTAA